The genomic region AGATAATCTATGGGGTGAACAATACTGATCTTTATTCAGTACATGACGATTTACAGCACTGACTGCATTAGACCATGGGTGTCATGACTGACTGAGAAGATATCAGTAAATAACCATTAACAGCACATCAGTGCGAGTTTGACCAAATGCATaggtgctgtttttgttttgtttcacgcTTTCCCATGTTGCTTTCTTTCACTGTCTgaattttcttttcctctgtatGTTTCTCTAAGAGCAGAGGAAGGGAGTAGAGGAAAAGGCCCCGGGGCCACTTTTTTGTTTTCGAGCTTTCAATGGGAAACAAATGATGTGAGtaaaacacagcacagagcAAAACAATCATTTCACTGTGAACACCCATTACCACACATTAGCCTGTTGTTAACAACATTCAAACTGATGACGGCAAggattttgttgctttgttgccaaAGCTCAGACTGAAGCTGCACTCTGaaagaaattgtttttgttttgttttttcttggcCCAGTCCCATTCCTTATTTCTTACCCCTGCCCCTCATCTGCAAGTGCCCCTTTGCCTCTCAGAACAGGGTTTTAAGGGGTAGTGGTTAAAATCTTTCTCaatgaaatgggacaaccctaCGTTGAATGCCCTGCATTTGCGTAAACAGACATGACTATGGCAAATATGGTACTATCACAATGGCATTTGCCATTTAcctgatggagacagaaaagcaTGATTCTTTCACAACTCAAGTTACACGCTATCAACTGATCAAAcaagttatcaaataaaaaaacgaGAATTACCACCTCATGGTTGATACCTCCacagttgcagttacagtttacatccatgtctgtgaaaacatggatgcttaaTCGttcccccgacagcacagaagatctatacaatcagcacagtttaaacatggacacccaagattagtgtcaccaattcagtatctgagcAAATGTAAcctccctctgttcctgagttatgacgttgagtaaaaactgtttttgcagaacattatgatgtcacagtgaagctgacctttgacattttggactaaaaatgtcatcactccatcattttatcctaGTAGACAGTTCTGTGAAATTTTGTtgtaattagtgtatgaattcttgagttttgaccagaaacatattttgtgaggtcacagtgaccgccaccaaattctgatcagttaaTTGCTGAGaatagggcattaacagaaatgtCGATTTGTCGAcatcagtggcacaagtcgacaccccccgggaggagtcgagaagttgtgtgttttttccctctctctctctctgtgtgcttgtgtacggaatgcaatcgctgcctctgattggcttacactgatactttatccttgaacatactcgggcgtactattaGTGGAGCAGACtccagtcattcgggctttcatagtcgagcgcacttccgcgttgtagtttcctgtaaaaatgtccgtgaaaaatccccgcgatgtgaaaaatacatgccgagcagtcactggtgcgcggagcggagtccacgcggtcgtaaaatctgagctttgcacgcacagggcttgcggacgtccgctttgagtccgcgcggacctccgcagagtccgttccgcatacgttccgcccgagtatgttcgggccttgacagacacacatcacatgtgtggagatacttcactttacTCCactgtgtcaatgtgatgacgtcatcaaacgACTTGACTTCGACTTTCAATGTGCTGATGGCATCAAACGACTCGActtcgactttattgacagatgagtcgacctgaaaaaaatcaaagtcgttaatgccctagctgagaatgagatggacacaatgTTCCAGTGGCCTTaacttttgacctttgaccaccaaaatcaaatcaattcaTCCCtaactcaaagtggatgttctTCCAAATTAGTGGAAATTCCCTCAGGCATTCTTGATATATTGCGTTAacgagaaaaagacagacaaggccacagtgacctttgaccacagtGTAAAGGCATAAAAcactgcttcattaccaggccaCTAGCAGTACTCTGTAGTCTGCTCAACAAGTGCAGCAacaggggcgtcggtagcgtagtggatagtgccttgcaccccatgtacagaggcgatgcctcgctgcagtggttgcaggtttgactccagcttgcaaccatttgctgcatgctGGACTTAAGTTACATTTTGGGCATCACATGCCATCAAAGGGGGAATGGCATGTGAAAAAAACGCCAAAATGTCATGCATCAATCAACAGTAATTATAGCAACTCCCATGAAGTGTAGCAATTATGGTTTCCTGGTTTTCAGCCAGGGGCCTTGGGTGCAACTCTTGGTATGGGAACTAGCttttggggcagcagtagctcatagggacttgacttgggaaccagagggcaTCGCTTCAAGTCCTCATACGGACCAAGCATGAAGCAtagactggtagctggagaggtgccagcctgcctcctgggcactgccgaggtgcccctcaGTAAGGCACTGAACCGCCAACTGCTCAGGGCCCTTGTCCAGGGCAggcccctcactctgacatctcttcaTTAAACGCATGTGTAGGTtctatttgtgcatgtgtgtgtattttgggcctgtgtctACATgacaacagtggaaaaaaaggaatttcccctcggggattaataaagtatatcttctacttcttctttcttcttcaaTGTAACATTAACCAGCTAGCCAGTTAGTTACTGAGACATCAGCATACTACTAGCATTTTTTTGTTATgcttgttataaagaaaagaaacataatacattgaaatgacattaaactaagataattTTGAGTCTACGACTTATAAGTCTTTctcaataaagaaaacatatttgtggGTTTCTTTCGTTCGAGTTTTTTTCAACTCAGAGTGTGACAGAGCACTCCATTCAGGCTCATCTTGCCAACCACAGCAGTGTGAATTCACCTCTTACATCAGACACCAACTTATATTTAGATGTACAATAAACTGCCCCACATGCACAAGAAGATATTTCTTTGAATATAAATTAGAGAGTGGAAGTTGTATTATATGTGCAACAAATATTTGGCAGCAGACGCGCTCTTTGAATGAGTGGAGACCAGTCTCTTCACTGCAAAGTGAGCCTGTGAGTCAAAGTGCATTATGATGAGTAGAGTTGGGCGATCTTGTCCATATCCTATCGTCCTATCGCCATCTAGTGAAATCGCCGATGAACGATGTCATCACCCGGGGGGNNNNNNNNNNNNNNNNNNNNNNNNNNNNNNNNNNNNNNNNNNNNNNNNNNNNNNNNNNNNNNNNNNNNNNNNNNNNNNNNNNNNNNNNNNNNNNNNNNNNNNNNNNNNNNNNNNNNNNNNNNNNNNNNNNNNNNNNNNNNNNNNNNNNNNNNNNNNNNNNNNNNNNNNNNNNNNNNNNNNNNNNNNNNNNNNNNNNNNNNNNNNNNNNNNNNNNNNNNNNNNNNNNNNNNNNNNNNNNNNNNNNNNNNNNNNNNNNNNNNNNNNNNNNNNNNNNNNNNNNNNNNNNNNNNNNNNNNNNNNNNNNNNNNNNNNNNNNNNNNNNNNNNNNNNNNNNNNNNNNNNNNNNNNNNNNNNNNNNNNNNNNNNNNNNNNNNNNNNNNNNNNNNNNNNNNNNNNNNNNNNNNNNNNNNNNNNNNNNNNNNNNNNNNNNNNNNNNNNNNNNNNNNNNNNNNNNNNNNNNNNNNNNNNNNNNNNNNNNNNNNNNNNNNNNNNNNNNNNNNNNNNNNNNNNNNNNNNNNNNNNNNNNNNNNNNNNNNNNNNNNNNNNNNNNNNNNNNNNNNNNNNNNNNNNNNNNNNNNNNNNNNNNNNNNNNNNNNNNNNNNNNNNNNNNNNNNNNNNNNNNNNNNNNNNNNNNNNNNNNNNNNNNNNNNNNNNNNNNNNNNNNNNNNNNNNNNNNNNNNNNNNNNNNNNNNNNNNNNNNNNNNNNNNNNNNNNNNNNNNNNNNNNNNNNNNNNNNNNNNNNNNNNNNNNNNNNNNNNNNNNNNNNNNNNNNNNNNNNNNNNNNNNNNNNNNNNNNNNNNNNNNNNNNNNNNNNNNNNNNNNNNNNNNNNNNNNNNNNNNNNNNNNNNNNNNNNNNNNNNNNNNNNNNNNNNNNNNNNNNNNNNNNNNNNNNNNNNNNNNNNNNNNNNNNNNNNNNNNNNNNNNNNNNNNNNNNNNNNNNNNNNNNNNNNNNNNNNNNNNNNNNNNNNNNNNNNNNNNNNNNNNNNNNNNNNNNNNNNNNNNNNNNNNNNNNNNNNNNNNNNNNNNNNNNNNNNNNNNNNNNNNNNNNNNNNNNNNNNNNNNNNNNNNNNNNNNNNNNNNNNNNNNNNNNNNNNNNNNNNNNNNNNNNNNNNNNNNNNNNNNNNNNNNNNNNNNNNNNNNNNNNNNNNNNNNNNNNNNNNNNNNNNNNNNNNNNNNNNNNNNNNNNNNNNNNNNNNNNNNNNNNNNNNNNNNNNNNNNNNNNNNNNNNNNNNNNNNNNNNNNNNNNNNNNNNNNNNNNNNNNNNNNNNNNNNNNNNNNNNNNNNNNNNNNNNNNNNNNNNNNNNNNNNNNNNNNNNNNNNNNNNNNNNNNNNNNNNNNNNNNNNNNNNNNNNNNNNNNNNNNNNNNNNNNNNNNNNNNNNNNNNNNNNNNNNNNNNNNNNNNNNNNNNNNNNNNNNNNNNNNNNNNNNNNNNNNNNNNNNNNNNNNNNNNNNNNNNNNNNNNNNNNNNNNNNNNNNNNNNNNNNNNNNNNNNNNNNNNNNNNNNNNNNNNNNNNNNNNNNNNNNNNNNNNNNNNNNNNNNNNNNNNNNNNNNNNaatactgaaccaattttagaacgagtggtacccatgaatcatatgcacacatacacatggggaaatagagcccaggttgaaaaataccgaagttgtcctttaatgtcagactgacaggctgtcatccattttccaaaaataaaaaaggggaaaatatTTAAGAAAAGGCTAGACACCTGTAGCATACCAATACCTGTGGCAGATGTCAGCTGAATGGAATTAAGTAGAAGTTCTGCTCATAACTCACACAAGGTATTATGGGGCTAGCAATAAGGTGAATACCAGTGCTGTTTTCTTGTGAGTCTTTCCTCCCTTTAGTAACacatttaagttttaaaaatcttaaaatattaaaaagttcTCTTAACcacttgaaaatgttttttttttatttttcagaataaaccaaatggaaaaaagatgcgcagtatatgtgtaatattttgacatttaaatcactattatcaaacCTCTGACCCTGTCGTCACATTTGTCACCGACATGGAGGATTCAAGCGATGGAACTTTGCAGCCCAAGCAtaaggtggcagcctacatcgAGTTCAAGACATCCAAGGAGGATCagtttgaggttttatggtggtggaaggagcatgctaaaatgtttcctaacctggcagtggtTGCGTGGAATGTTTTCACTTTCCCGCATTGAGCGCAGCCAATGAAAGATACTTTTCCTCCGCTGGATTTGTAATTAAAGAACAGAGAACTCAGCTTAATGTGAGTAACTGTAgcgtgtgtgtttaatcacggGTTCAGGTCTGGTCATGGAACTTTTATTAATAGgtgctttgacttagacataaaGATGGGTGACAGATCGGTTCTGGTACAGAGCTTTACGTATGGGAGGGTGCAGGTTTTCAAAGATGGACCGGTGCAGGACTCTGAACCAGTCTGCTTAAAATGGCATGTTAGCATGACAGCGGGAGTTTTTGTAGAACATACCATGCAAAATGCACACAAATTCTCTTTTTTATCTCTCGTGTTGTCATGTGAGCCTTCAGCAGAGTCAGAGTTAAAATGTAAATTGAGAACGAAGCTTTGAGTACAGTTGGATGTTCTGTCTTCTCTATTTCAGCTCAGAGGTACTGGACTAATTCCCTGACGAGATTGGAGGAGGTAAGGGGAAAATCCCATGAGGCGCCTTGAAACAGATGCCTCCTGTTTGTTAAACAGTTCAGCTGAGGTTTTGAATCTGCACCGGACAAGATTCTTGTGGAAACAGGCATCTTATCAGACTTAATCAAGGTAGGACTAGAACAAGGCAGAACATCCCATTAATTCATCTAACTGGTGTTATAGTCGACAAATGATGTGCATGGATAAAGTTAAAATAGTTAAGGCATTTGGAGGAACAATTTGACACTGCGATATAtggacaggaggagctggggatcaaacctTCAACCCTATGACTAGTCAAAGTTGTATTTAATATGAATCAAAGGAGAAAAATTACACAGTTGTGGCTAAACTTACCAGAACTTATGCATTATCAAAATCACACTGTGGCATAAATCTTTGATAATGAACAAGCTATAGTTTAGTTGACACATTTGTCTGCTGTGTGTTCACCGTTGGTTGTTTGATGTACAATTGTGATTATCCTCTGACCTCCCATCTCCCACATCACTACCAACTATAAACTGTCCAACAAAGCAGATACACTAATGAACAAGGAAGATTCTGTTTATCAAATATCTTGGTTTTGTGtcttgactgtgtgtgttcactatGATGTGTTTTAAGTAAATGTGGTGCTGAGACACAGAGGAGTTCACTTTGTTATCAGAGGAAGCAGGAGCCAAAGGCCAACTGGGAGGAGATGGACTAAAAATAGCTTTAAAACCCCTGTTCAAAATTCCAGACAAACTTTAAACACAAAGACACTCaacttgtgaatgtgtgtgactgAAGAAAAGTTTGTGGAAAAGTACAAGGAGATTtggacaaaatgaaaatatgaaaaatagtGCAGGTGTGATGGTGtaagccaaaaaataaatttaaaacgtgtgtgcatgcatgtgtgtgatgaaGCTCAATACAACAGGAAACCATTACGACGGGTGTGGCTGCTAGGCTCATCTGCTAACCTTGACTTGTCTTCCTTTGTtgatatgaaaacaaaaactgatctttgtacacacacatgcgcacacacccacacatgcgcacacaccaGCTCACAAATGGAAACCTAGAATTGTGTTACAAGCGCATTAGCGTTTGgtttttctatatattttgcTACCCCAAGCTTTAAATGGGCTCACAGAGTTTCCAAGCACCAAGAACTCTTTCTGCTTCATGTGAAGACAGATGGAGGTTTTCTATGAGCAGCATTTCACAGCACAGACAAATGTGCATGCAGTTATTTGCAGTTATAATTATAGCAAAATGCAACTTTTTAAGCACTTTCCAAAGACCATCTTACCTTTCTGGTTCTTCTTCCCCTGCTTCCATGTGTGCATCACCATGGTCTCAGCAGGACATCCATAAGCAGATGACACCCCACCATTTCTTTGGACTGTAGGGGGCTGGATCACAGCTGCTGGGGTGGTGTCAGTACTGACGTTCTGGGAGAAGGAAGCAATCCTCTGTAAGATTGAGCCTACACTATCTCCTGCATCACCTGGGCCATCCTTTACAGACCAAACGGCTCTGGGGCTACGGGGGCTGGTAGGGTTAGGCAGGCTGGGGACCACATGGACAACTTGGGGCCCTGGGAGAATCTCCAGCTGGGGGCTCTGGGCTGGGGAAAAGGGCCCTGAGGAGCAGCTCATCTCTGGGACGGGGATTGAACCCTGTGAGGGAGTTGGAGTGCGTGGGGAGAGGGGCAAAAAGGGATGGTGGAGGGAGAGGGGCATGGTGTCAGAGGAACTATCCAGGCTGCTGAGAGAGGCTGAAGGGCTGGCCAGGGTGGATGGTGGGCTGGCGTGGTGTTGTAGGCTTCCGGTGCTCCTTGGTGGAGGTTTGGGGGGGGTGGGGCTCATGGATCCTCCTTGAGCCTTAGTGGGAGAAGTGCCTGAGGTGCTGCTAACCAAGCTGTCCAGATCCAAGGGAAACTTGTTGAGACGTGAAGTCTCTTTGGCCTTGGGCTGGGGAGCCTTGAGGACCTGGGGCCCTTGCTGCTGGCAGTGGTTTTGGGGGCCACAGTAACCCTCCTCCCCAAAGGAATCGGTATTATGAAGACGACCATTCCAGTTGGCATTAGCATTGGCATACCTCAACCCTGGAGACATCCTGCTGAtaccccctcctccacctccacctccacctctttGCATACTCaccattcctcctcctccatcagtAATTTGGAGGTCTAGGCTTGGCATGGAGCCATGGTTAGCCCCCCAAGGCTCTGGAGCACCCAGCATCAGCCCCTGCTCCATCTCAGAGGGGAAAACACTCCCATGTGAGGAAAACTTCTTGAGGTTGGGGTTGTGAGCACTTCCCTCTCGGTGCTGCTGTGGAGGGTGGGGCTGGGTTCGGTGGTAGTCCCCCTGAGGTGGAGGGCTGGGATATGACCCCAGCTTAGTGAGAGGGAGGGCACCTCCACCCCCACCAGAGTACTCCAGGCTTGACGTGGAGCTGTGAAGGCTGTCGTTGTCACTGCCTGGCCCAGACAAAATGGAGTAACTGTTGGGGTTTAACCTGCTCTGGAAGGATGCAGCTCTGGTCACAGAGGAGCCATTGTTGTAGATGGCCGACTTGTTCATGGTTCCTCGGTTGAAGGACAGGCTGCTGACCACACTTCGGGACTTGAGCACTGGGCTAGGATTGGAACTTAGGCTGATGCGGGAATGGTGGGCTGTGGAGCCcaagctgttgttgttgttgttaaaggcTAATGAAGGGGACTGGCCACCTCCACCCAGCCCCTCACTGGCTTTGTTGTGGTTGAGGAAGAAatgggaggaagagggagaaacTGGGGAGGAGATGGGTGTAGCTGAGGAGAAGGATGGTAGGTCATCCACATCTTCAATGTCGAAGGATCTCTTCAGCGCTGCAGGGGGAAGAAAGAATACAAGTCGTTTAAAGGAAAATTACTGTGTAATGCATGCAGTCAGTTCGGTGTGTGCATGGTTaacacgagctaacacagcagcagcaacagctgacaTCCAGCACTGAGCTGGTTCATCTGAATTCCTCAATTGAAAACAGATTACCCTATAATTGAATATCCAAATAGTTGAATATTCTGCTCTATTTTTTGAAGACCTTAATTCGGTGCATCTGTAATCTCAACTTTTTTTCATATTATCTGTCTCTGCAGCCGCTTGGTGCACCTTTATCTTTCCACCTGGACACAGATGTTATTGTGCCTTGGTAAAGGTGCACAGCGCTGCTTTGGACAAGTTTGTGTAATCAGTCACTTCTAGGGGGCAATGGTACACAGAAGTCACGGTTCAGTTCGAACCCCAGTTTAGGAATCAAGGTTCAGTTTAGTCTGGTACAtcggaaaaaaacccaaatgcaTGAGGAtatgtttcatttaatttcattcatctctgtcacaaatacacaaacctTTACAAcccttattttttctttcttaaattCAACTCCTTTATCAACTTGACTGTTTAATTGACAATGTCTGGACACAACAATCTATCAAATTATAAAActaaacagaaaatataaaaccacACAGATCATTTTTGGTTTGCATGTGCTGGCCGCTATACTTCATTAACAACCGTAGTATCCACGATGTTTAACAGTTATGACAGTTTCAAGACTAAAGGTAGGAATGACACATCTGTGACAGAGTGTAATGGATGCTGTGTGTGGACATATACGCTCTGCACTATGTGAATGTGTCCGTGTGTCTCTTCTCAGTAGATCATAttaaatctctctctcttttggtTTCTGGGTCCTGAATGATCTTAGCCACTTGCCTTTGTATGGGAACAGTGTCCGCTTGCTTTGTTgagagcacacacatacacacacacacacactacacacacatttcctgcAAGCTGCAAACACAAAGGGTGGATTGAGGTCGGGGCTGGAGTCAGGGCATCCAGTGGGGTTTTGTGTTACAAAAACCAACCACTGCAACGTGACATACCATGAGAAGGAGTGGGTGGGTCTCAGGAGGAGGGGTATACAATTATAGTTCCAAAGTGAAAGCTGAGATGTCATCCACAGTCATCCATAGCTGCTACCTGCAGTATTTTCTCAAATTTGCATCTAAATCTCTCTGTGATACCAATTCATCACAGTCAGCAAAGCTGACATAACATGCTTTATATGATTCTGGGTTTTATCATCATGACCATTGTTACATGCTTTAATCCAACAAATATTTGTCAGTTACATACTAAAGTGCAatgcttattattattaaatgagTGTTGCTGAAATTAAAATTACCACATTTTTACATTCTTTTTTCTATTGTTTATCCAACTGTAGGATCAAAAAAGTTTCACTCAGGTTGTTCTCATAAACCCCTTACATGTTTTATTACGAACagcaatgcaccaaaattcatacatatcccttgtaatcatgagccagtaatttgtgaaTAACACATGAATTTTGGAAGgctgaccaatgtgctgatgggaaTACACAGAAAGCAATctcaatcacacagaaagtgttttagcagctggaggtgacTTTCTGGAATcgtttttaatgaaaattaagctttttgctcgcttaTTTTGTGTTGCTACATGCCTTGCATTTCTGTGCTCTAGGCACAcggagtgctctgaactcctcaagtagaaaaaaacttcaactcagagcgaAAAAGcaccccacgtcatctctgcttttttctgctCACATGATGTGAGAGGCAGGCCTTCTGTGGGGTCCACAAGTTTACagctggtaaacaatggaggagaaactggttgctctccccatgatccaccctcttttttagggtcccatgtacccacacagatttcacatttttcacacacgtttccctgtgcccaacattTACTGACAGCATCTCagcctcaaccagagctacagc from Epinephelus moara isolate mb chromosome 18, YSFRI_EMoa_1.0, whole genome shotgun sequence harbors:
- the septin12 gene encoding uncharacterized protein septin12 isoform X1, producing MSELSVNDHLEGILSDFEALKRSFDIEDVDDLPSFSSATPISSPVSPSSSHFFLNHNKASEGLGGGGQSPSLAFNNNNNSLGSTAHHSRISLSSNPSPVLKSRSVVSSLSFNRGTMNKSAIYNNGSSVTRAASFQSRLNPNSYSILSGPGSDNDSLHSSTSSLEYSGGGGGALPLTKLGSYPSPPPQGDYHRTQPHPPQQHREGSAHNPNLKKFSSHGSVFPSEMEQGLMLGAPEPWGANHGSMPSLDLQITDGGGGMVSMQRGGGGGGGGGISRMSPGLRYANANANWNGRLHNTDSFGEEGYCGPQNHCQQQGPQVLKAPQPKAKETSRLNKFPLDLDSLVSSTSGTSPTKAQGGSMSPTPPKPPPRSTGSLQHHASPPSTLASPSASLSSLDSSSDTMPLSLHHPFLPLSPRTPTPSQGSIPVPEMSCSSGPFSPAQSPQLEILPGPQVVHVVPSLPNPTSPRSPRAVWSVKDGPGDAGDSVGSILQRIASFSQNVSTDTTPAAVIQPPTVQRNGGVSSAYGCPAETMVMHTWKQGKKNQKETAGELETDPLSPMEEREEKVRGIMGQEQEGEGKCQGQPASMNTQNSTTEKEENGVEAHAEMGDKGKEKGMEEGEMKKDVEVEMELEAEVKMELCQSVQGLQMSFIRGTDLFGYVGIEAVLDQMRRKTMKAGLEFNIMVVGQSGLGKSTLVNTLFKSKVSRKSCTPNYEEKISKTVKLQSISHVIEEKGVKMKLTVIDTPGFGDQINNENCWEPIEKHINEQYEKYLREELHINRKRRIPDSRVHCCIYFLPATGHRLRPIDVEFMKRLGKIVSIVPVIAKADTLTIEERQEFKERIRQDLAANGIHVYPQREYDEDPEERILNDRIRENIPFAVVGTDKEHQVNGNKVLGRKTKWGIIEVENVAHCEFANLRDLLIRSHLQDLKDVTHNIHYETYRVQRLNESNMNFSELGLSPWPLENGTADKCESESHL